The Acidobacteriaceae bacterium nucleotide sequence TTCTCGACAGCGTGTCCGAGATTGGCCGAATCATGCTCGACGACCAGGACGACGACTAAGCTCGACCGTTGGAAAGCGAAGAGGCATGGCCGCGATGCGGTCATGCCTCTTCGCTTTTCCACCACCGGGGAGCGCATGCTGGAAACACATGCCGCAGTCCACGGAACACAGGCCAACAGAACGCTGGCTGACGCTCGCTGAACCGAATGAAGCCTCCGCCGACCTGGCGCGTGAGCTTGGCCTGCCCGAGCAGATTGCCGCGCTGCTGGTTTGCCGGGGGTTGGATACGCCGTCGAAGATCGCCTGGTTTCTGCACCCGACGGCGGCACAACTCCATTCCCCGCTGTTGATGCTGGGCATGAGCACGGCCGTAAAACGCCTGCGTGCCGCGCTGCTGGCGAGCCAGCCCATCCTGATCTATGGCGACTATGACGTCGATGGCACGGTTGCCACAGTCCTGCTGAAGACCGCGATTGAACGCGCCGCGGTGTCGTTGAACGTGAGCGCCGACGTGCGATATCACATCCCGCACCGCATTCGCGAAGGCTATGGGATCCAGAGTTCGCGGCTGACGGACGCTTATGAAGAAGGGGTTCGGCTGGTGGTTTCCGTGGATACCGGCATCCGCGCCTTTGCGGCAGCGGAGGAGGCCAAGCGGCTGGGGCTGGACCTGATCGTTACCGACCATCACCTGCCCGACGGCGCGGAAGGCGTACCCGAAGCGGTTGCGGTGTTGAATCCCAACCAGCCAGGCTGCCCGTATCCGTACAAAGAGCTTTGTGGCGCGGCGGTCAGCTTCAAGCTGGCGCAGGCCCTGCTGGAGTCTGCGGCGCGAGACGATGAGGAGCTGGCACGGCTACGGACGAAGACGCTGCCGAGCTTTCTGAAGCTGCTCGCGGTTGCGACGATCGCCGACGCGGTGCCGCTGAACGGAGAGAATCGGGTGATCGCCTCGCTGGGGTTGGAGGAGCTGCGCAAGCCCTCGCAGTCCGGCCTGCGGACGCTGATGGAACTGGCTTCGATTGACCTCTCGCGGCCAATTTCAGGCTTTGATGTGGGTTTCCGTATTGCTCCACGGATTAACGCTGCAGGCCGCATGGACATTGCCTCTGACGTCGTGGAGATGTTCCTGACCCGCGACGCGGCGCTGGCTCGGAGCCTGGCGGAGAAGCTTCACCAGTTGAACGATGAGCGCAAGACGACCGAGGCCGATGCGCTGCGAGAGATTGAGGCGCGACTCGATGCGATGGCGGCATCCGAAGAGGGGCTGGCAGCGGCGCTAGTACTGGATGATGCCGAAGCGGCGGCACCGTGGCATCGTGGCGTGCTGGGGATTCTTGCTTCGCGGGTGGTCGACCGCACGGCCACGCCTGCGCTGGTGCTGACCCATGAGCCTTCCGGTGATGCTCACGGCTCGGGGCGCTCGGTCGCAGGCTTTCACCTGCTGGATGCGATTACGGCCGCACACAACGACCACCGCGACACGACCGCAGAACCACTCTTTCATCGCTTTGGAGGCCATGCCCACGCGGTTGGGTTCTCGCTGCCCAGCACGAACGTTGCCGCGTTGCGAGAGCGGCTGACGGCCTATGCGGCAACCCACGCGCCGGTCGCGCCCGAGGTAGAAACCCGCGAATGCGACCTTGAGCTTTCGCTCGACGACCTGACTCAGCCGTTTTTCGATGCCCTGGAGCAGCTTGGGCCGTTCGGTAACGGGAATACGGAGCCGCTGTTTCTGACGCGGAACGTTCGGCTGGCCTCTGCGATTCGCGTGATCAAGGAGCGCCACCTGCGGTTGCAATTCGAGGATGTGGACAGCGGACGCCGTATCGGCGGCATGGCGTGGTCGCGTGCGAGAACGGATTTTCCAGAGTTAGCGCGGGAACGGCAGTGGGCCCAGGGCTCTCCGCTGGACGTGGTGTATCGCCTGCGCCGCAACTGGCACCCCGATTTTGGTGGCTGGGAGATGGAAGTGTTATCGCTTCGCGATGCGACCGTTTGATACCTGCAGAAAACCCCTAAGCTTTTTGCGACCACGAACCAGCTAACCCCGTCTTATATACTGACTTTCGAACTCATGGCTGCAAACGGAACAAAATCGTCTCGCCTCTGGCTTTGGATTGTGCTGACCATCGCCATTCTCGCAGCCATCTTCTATTCCACGCGCGACCGTGACATCGTCACGGTACGAACCGCGACCGTGGAACGCCAAAACCTGCTTTCTACCATCTCGACCAATGGCAAAGTGGAACCTGTTGAAGACTTTCAGGCCCATGCTCCCGCCCCCGGCGTGGTGGAGAAGATGTACGTCTCGCTGGGCCAGCGTGTTGGCGCGAACCAGCCGTTGCTGCTGCTGAACGCCTCGGACGCAACCAACAAGGTCGCTTCGGCACAGGCGTCTGTGGCGCAGGCTGAAAACGCGCTGAAGAACATGCAGCACGGTGGCTCGCAGGAAGAGTTGCTGGCGTCGCAGTCAGACCTGAACACCGCAACGCAGCAGGCTAACGCTTCTGCCGCATCATTGAAGACGATGCAGGAGCTTCTGGCCAAGGGTTCGGTTTCCCCGGCAGAGGTTGCGCAGGCCCGACAGCATTCGGCGGATGCCAATGCTCGTCTGGCAGCTCTGAAGGCCCGGTCGACCTCCCGTTACAGTGCAGCCGATATGTCGACACAGCGCTCGCAACTGGCGCAGTCGCAGGCAGCGTTGTCGTCGGCGCAAAACGATTACAAGAGCTATGCCATCCGCGCTCCGTTTGCCGGAACGGTATACTCCCTGCCCGTTGCGCAGTATGACTTTGTGAATTCCGGCGAAGCACTGCTGGATGTCGCCGACCTTTCGCACCTGCAGGTTCGCGCGTACTTCGACGAGCCGGAGATTGGTAAGCTCGCAACAAATCAGCCGGTGAAGATCGTATGGGATGCCCGTCTGAACCGTACGTGGCATGGACACATCTCGCAGGCCCCAACGACGGTCATCACCTATGGCACGCGCAATGTCGGCGAATGCCTGATCACAGTGGACGATACCGACGGCGAACTGCTGCCGAACACGAACGTCACCGTGACGGTAACGACCTCCGAGCGCAAGGACGCGGTAAGCGTTCCGCGTGAAGCGCTGCACACCGAGGGCCTCACAAACTTTGTTTATCGGATCATCGAGGGACGCCTTGTACGCACGGTGGTTCAGGTCGGCATTGTGAACCTGACGCGCGTGGAGATTCTCGGCGGCCTCAACGAACATGACATCGTCGCCCTGGGCGCGACCACACAGGCCGACCTCAGCGACGGTCTGCATGTGAAGACGCAGTAACCGTTCACACTGTATTGACTCTGACGCAAACAATTCGATCTGCTGCCCTGCTGGCTGCGCTCTCTGCACTGACAGCAGCGGCGTCGGCGGCTGACTATGGCTCGGCCGAGAGGCTGATTCTGCATGGCAACCTGGATGAAGCCATCGCGCAACTGGATGCTATGCCAGCGACGGCAGCGCAGAAGCTTTTGCTGTGCCGGGCACACTACGCGGCTCAGCATATTGACCAGGCGGTTGCAGCCTGTGACGCGGCCGTAGCAGCGCACAACTCCACGGTCACGGTCGATTGGCTGGGCCGGGCGTATGGTGTGCAAGCTGACCATGCTGGTCCATTTGCCGGAATGAAGCTCGCATCGAAGGTGCGGTCATCGTTCGAAACTGCGGTCAATCTTGATCCGGCCTACTCGCCTGCGGTCAACGACCTCACCGATTTCTACGTTGGCGCTCCGAGCCTTGTGGGTGGCGGCACGGACAAGGCTCGCGCGTTGGCGCAGCGTGTTGCTGCAGCCCTGCCCGAGTCGGCGCATCGCACCGAAGCACTTGCTGCAGAGAAAGACCACGACTACGGCACAGCCGAGCGCGAGTTTCGTTCCGCGGTGACTGTCCGTAACGATTCCGGCGCATGGACCGATCTCGCGCAGTACCTTGGACGCCGCAAGCAGTACGATGCCAGCTTTGATGCGCTGCGCAAAGCAGTCGCCGCAGCACATAACTCCGGACCATCGCTGGTGGATTCTGCCGAGATCCTCATCGATCAGAAGCGGCATCTTGACCTTGCGGAGCAGTGGCTGCGCCTGTACCTGAACACGCCTGCAGGGCAGACCGATGAACAACCTGTGGCGAAGGTTCACGTCTCCCTGGGCAAATTGCTGGCAAAAAAAGGCGATGCAAATGGTGCGCGAAACGAATACAACGCGGCACTGGCCCTAGTTGCCCATTTCGAACCGGCCCAAAAAGCCCTAAACTCTCTTTAAGCCGAGTCCCGGCGGCAATCCGGGGCATCAGACGGAAACCGAGGCCAACACCGCAACCGATGTCATCACGCCTGCTCAACGCCGCGCTTGCAATCGCTTCCGTCGCGGCCTTCGCTTCTTCCGCCGCTCATGCGCAGCTATCGCTGACCTCTGCGGTGGGTCTTGCTTTGCGCTCTGACCCTCGCGTCAGCGCCGCGCAGGCTGATGTCGACAAGGCCCGCGCCCAGCTTGCCGAAGCCAAGGATGCGTATGTTCCTGTCGTCGGCGCTGTGGGTGGCGTCGGCAAGTCAACCGGTGTTCCGCTTTCCGTCCCCACTATTTTTACGATCTCTGCACAGTCGCTGGTGATGAACTGGTCGCAGCTTGACTATGTTCGCTCGGCGCATGTCGGTTGGAACGCCACGCAGTTTGCTCTGCAGCAGGCGGAAGACGACGTTGCAGAAGACGTCATCGTCACCTATCTCGCGCTAAACAATGCGCAACAGCGTAAAGCCGCGGCTCAGCAGGCGTTGGATCACGCGCAGAAGTTGCTAAGCATTACTCAGGATCGTGTCGCGTCCGGTGTTGACGCCCATATCGAAATCCCGCGTGCACACCGCACTGTGGTCAGCATCCAGTTACAGATGCTCTCGATCGACAGCGATATCGCGACATACTCCGACCACCTGGAGCACATGACAGGGCTTGTTGGTGCGATACCTGCGACCTCTACCAGCAGCATTCCTGCCCTGCCCGATGTCGCGACGCTTACCAGCGAGACGATGCCTCCGGCGACGATCAGCCCTGCCCTGCAGGCGGCGCTGGCCAACGAAACGGCCAAACTGGAGCAGGCGCACGGCGATGCACGCTACCTCTACCTGCCCCAGATGAGCTTCGGCGCCAGCTACGCTCGCATTACGACAGATTTTTCCAGCTACGCCACCTATTACCCGGCGTTCGATAATCCCAGCCTCAGCCGCAATGCGCTTTCTCTCGGCATCCAGATCAATCTTCCGCTGCTGGACCAGGCGCACCGCGCTAAGGCCCGCCAGTCAGCGGCTGACGCTCGCCGCGCCCACGCCGAGGTGGTCCGGGCCCGGAACCAGTTCCTCGAAGGCCGCCTGAAGTTAGAGCACTCGGCGACCGAACTGGAGTTGAATACCGAAGCCGCGCAGGATGATGTGGAAGAGGCCCGCGACTCGCTTCAGGCCGTATTGATCCAGCTTCAGCCCAGCGCCGGCGCGGTCAACAACGGACAACAGCCGCTCTCGCCTAAGGATGAACAGAAGGCGCGGTTGAATATTTCGCAGAAGGAACTTGATCTTCTGCATGCCCGTCAACAGCTTTTGCAGGTTGAAATCTCTCTCATGCGCCAGACCGGTCAGCTTTCGGCCTGGCTTCACACCGTCCACCCGTAGACCTGTCAAGCAGGAAACGGACCCGTACCTACCCGGAATCCCCCACCCCCGAACGTTGCCAAAGTGGTAAAATCTATGTCTGTGAAGCCCCTCAAAACACTGCTGCTCAACCCCCCTTCCTTCGAAAACTTCGACGGCGGCGCCAGCTCCCGTTGGCCTGCTACCCGCGAGATCGAGTCGTACTGGTATCCCGTCTGGCTGACCTACCCTGCAGGCCTGCTCGAAGGCTCACGCCTTCTCGACGCTCCGCCGCACCATGTGTCGGCCGATGAGACGATCCAGATCGCCAAGGACTACGAGTTTCTCGTACTCTTCACCTCGACCGTGGGCTGGGCCAGCGATCATGGCCTTGCACAGGCCATCAAGGCTGCGCATCCCACCATCAAGATCGCCTTCGTCGGACCGCCGGTTACCACCGATCCTGATCGCGCTCTGAACGAGTGCAGCGCTATCGACTTCATCTGCCGTCGCGAGTTCGACTACACGATCGTCGATTATGCGAACCGCAAGCCGATCAACGAGATCCTCGGCCTCTCCTACAAGGATGAGAACGGCGTGATCCAGCACAACCCGGATCGTCCGCAGGTCGAAGATCTGGACGCGATGCCGTGGGCGACGAAGATCTACAAGCGCGACCTCGATGTGACGCGTTACAACGTGCCCTTCCTGCTGCACCCGTATGTCTCGTTGTACTCGACGCGCGGCTGCCCGGCGCAGTGCACGTTCTGCCTGTGGCCGCAGACGCTTTCGGGCCATGCGTGGCGCAAGCGTTCGAGCGACGACGTTGCCGCTGAAATGAAGTGGGCGAAGGAAAACTTCCCGCATGTGAAGGAGTTCTTCTTCGACGACGATACCTTCAACATTCAGCAGGCTCGTACCATCGAGCTTTGCGAGAAGCTGAAGCCGCTCGGCCTGACGTGGTCCTGCACCTCGCGTGTAACGACCAGCTACGACACGCTGAAGGCCATGAAGGAAGCGGGCTGCCGCCTGCTGATCGTGGGCTTCGAGTCGGGCGATCCGCAGATTCTGAAGAACATCAAGAAGGGTGCCACCGTTGAGCGCGCGCGTGAGTTCGTCAAGAACTGCCACGACCTCGGCCTTGTCATCCACGCTGACTTCATCCTCGGCCTGCCCGGTGAGACGAAGGATTCGATCCGCAATACGATTGAGTTCGCCAAGCAGCTCGATTGCGAAACCATCCAGGTTTCCATCGCGCACGCGTTCCCCGGCACCGAGTTCTACGACTTCGCGGCGAAGAACAACTACATCACCAACGAGAACATGAACGATCACGGCGGACATCAGATGGCTCACATCGAGTACCCTG carries:
- a CDS encoding TolC family protein, whose amino-acid sequence is MSSRLLNAALAIASVAAFASSAAHAQLSLTSAVGLALRSDPRVSAAQADVDKARAQLAEAKDAYVPVVGAVGGVGKSTGVPLSVPTIFTISAQSLVMNWSQLDYVRSAHVGWNATQFALQQAEDDVAEDVIVTYLALNNAQQRKAAAQQALDHAQKLLSITQDRVASGVDAHIEIPRAHRTVVSIQLQMLSIDSDIATYSDHLEHMTGLVGAIPATSTSSIPALPDVATLTSETMPPATISPALQAALANETAKLEQAHGDARYLYLPQMSFGASYARITTDFSSYATYYPAFDNPSLSRNALSLGIQINLPLLDQAHRAKARQSAADARRAHAEVVRARNQFLEGRLKLEHSATELELNTEAAQDDVEEARDSLQAVLIQLQPSAGAVNNGQQPLSPKDEQKARLNISQKELDLLHARQQLLQVEISLMRQTGQLSAWLHTVHP
- the recJ gene encoding single-stranded-DNA-specific exonuclease RecJ; protein product: MPQSTEHRPTERWLTLAEPNEASADLARELGLPEQIAALLVCRGLDTPSKIAWFLHPTAAQLHSPLLMLGMSTAVKRLRAALLASQPILIYGDYDVDGTVATVLLKTAIERAAVSLNVSADVRYHIPHRIREGYGIQSSRLTDAYEEGVRLVVSVDTGIRAFAAAEEAKRLGLDLIVTDHHLPDGAEGVPEAVAVLNPNQPGCPYPYKELCGAAVSFKLAQALLESAARDDEELARLRTKTLPSFLKLLAVATIADAVPLNGENRVIASLGLEELRKPSQSGLRTLMELASIDLSRPISGFDVGFRIAPRINAAGRMDIASDVVEMFLTRDAALARSLAEKLHQLNDERKTTEADALREIEARLDAMAASEEGLAAALVLDDAEAAAPWHRGVLGILASRVVDRTATPALVLTHEPSGDAHGSGRSVAGFHLLDAITAAHNDHRDTTAEPLFHRFGGHAHAVGFSLPSTNVAALRERLTAYAATHAPVAPEVETRECDLELSLDDLTQPFFDALEQLGPFGNGNTEPLFLTRNVRLASAIRVIKERHLRLQFEDVDSGRRIGGMAWSRARTDFPELARERQWAQGSPLDVVYRLRRNWHPDFGGWEMEVLSLRDATV
- a CDS encoding efflux RND transporter periplasmic adaptor subunit; translated protein: MAANGTKSSRLWLWIVLTIAILAAIFYSTRDRDIVTVRTATVERQNLLSTISTNGKVEPVEDFQAHAPAPGVVEKMYVSLGQRVGANQPLLLLNASDATNKVASAQASVAQAENALKNMQHGGSQEELLASQSDLNTATQQANASAASLKTMQELLAKGSVSPAEVAQARQHSADANARLAALKARSTSRYSAADMSTQRSQLAQSQAALSSAQNDYKSYAIRAPFAGTVYSLPVAQYDFVNSGEALLDVADLSHLQVRAYFDEPEIGKLATNQPVKIVWDARLNRTWHGHISQAPTTVITYGTRNVGECLITVDDTDGELLPNTNVTVTVTTSERKDAVSVPREALHTEGLTNFVYRIIEGRLVRTVVQVGIVNLTRVEILGGLNEHDIVALGATTQADLSDGLHVKTQ
- the hpnJ gene encoding hopanoid biosynthesis associated radical SAM protein HpnJ, with the translated sequence MSVKPLKTLLLNPPSFENFDGGASSRWPATREIESYWYPVWLTYPAGLLEGSRLLDAPPHHVSADETIQIAKDYEFLVLFTSTVGWASDHGLAQAIKAAHPTIKIAFVGPPVTTDPDRALNECSAIDFICRREFDYTIVDYANRKPINEILGLSYKDENGVIQHNPDRPQVEDLDAMPWATKIYKRDLDVTRYNVPFLLHPYVSLYSTRGCPAQCTFCLWPQTLSGHAWRKRSSDDVAAEMKWAKENFPHVKEFFFDDDTFNIQQARTIELCEKLKPLGLTWSCTSRVTTSYDTLKAMKEAGCRLLIVGFESGDPQILKNIKKGATVERAREFVKNCHDLGLVIHADFILGLPGETKDSIRNTIEFAKQLDCETIQVSIAHAFPGTEFYDFAAKNNYITNENMNDHGGHQMAHIEYPGLPTDYVMEMVHKFYDEYYFRPKAAFRVVWKAVVNRDVPRLYEEAKSYMKLRKERNQMVRKAREDAAAKQQESVSMNA